In Citrus sinensis cultivar Valencia sweet orange chromosome 2, DVS_A1.0, whole genome shotgun sequence, a single genomic region encodes these proteins:
- the LOC102617348 gene encoding serine carboxypeptidase 1: MKKIIALFSWLLISTCFLTLLTEFAESNHQADNLYRLIKSKRLKNRSQAELKADDEEYYYSATKTYINPQQYDLMLANKIKWLPGQPDGVDFDQYAGYVTVDPKTGRSLFYYFAESPQNSSTNPLLLWLNGGPGCSSLGYGAMSELGPFRVNKDGKTLFRNNYAWNNVANVVFLESPAGVGFSYSSTKSDYELNGDKLTAQDSYTFLVNWLERFPQYKTRDFYIAGESYAGHYVPQLAYTILLNNKNTKNTVINLKGIAIGNALIDGPTRSMGVYENLWTHALNSDHTHKGIFTYCDFAREGNDTKECETFLEKASDEIGDIDIYNIYAPICINPAFQNGSIGSVYNYDPCTDYYVEAYLNAREVQTVLHVKPTNWTACSNLFNWTDSPSTVLPTIKNLIASGIRVWIYSGDVDGIVPTTASRYSINALNLPVEIPWYPWYTNDEVGGYVEAYQGLTLVTVRGAGHLVPSDQPERALTLISSFLHGILPPSKP; the protein is encoded by the exons atgaagaaaattatagCACTATTTTCATGGCTACTAATCTCTACTTGCTTTTTGACATTACTTACAGAATTCGCTGAATCAAATCATCAGGCTGATAATCTTTACAGATTGATCAAGTCCAAGAGGTTGAAAAATCGTTCTCAGGCTGAATTGAAAGCTGATGATGAAGAGTATTATTATTCAGCTACTAAAACTTACATTAATCCTCAGCAATATGATTTAATGCTAGCCAACAAGATAAAATGGTTGCCTGGCCAGCCTGACGGTGTTGATTTCGACCAATATGCTGGCTATGTAACCGTTGATCCCAAGACCGGACGTTCGCTCTTCTACTACTTTGCTGAATCCCCACAGAATTCATCCACCAACCCTTTGTTGTTGTGGCTCAATGGag GACCAGGATGTTCCTCACTGGGATATGGAGCCATGAGCGAATTAGGACCTTTCAGAGTCAATAAAGATGGCAAAACGCTTTTCAGGAACAATTACGCATGGAACAATG TGGCAAACGTGGTATTCCTAGAATCTCCAGCTGGGGTGGGATTTTCGTACTCAAGTACAAAATCAGACTATGAGCTTAATGGTGATAAATTGACTGCACAAGATTCCTATACTTTTCTTGTCAACTGGCTTGAAAGGTTCCCGCAATACAAAACGAGGGATTTTTACATAGCCGGCGAGAGCTATGCCGGCCACTATGTGCCACAGCTTGCATATACAATTCTtctcaacaacaaaaacacaaaaaatactGTTATCAACCTCAAAGGAATTGCT ATAGGGAATGCATTGATTGATGGTCCTACAAGGTCTATGGGTGTATACGAAAACCTGTGGACTCATGCATTGAACTCGGACCATACCCACAAAGGAATTTTCACATACTGTGATTTTGCAAGAGAAGGCAATGATACTAAAGAATGCGAAACCTTCCTTGAAAAAGCCTCTGATGAGATCGGTGATATCGATATTTATAACATTTACGCTCCAATTTGCATTAACCCTGCTTTCCAAAATGGTTCTATTGGTTCT GTTTATAACTATGACCCTTGCACCGACTACTACGTGGAGGCATATTTAAATGCTCGAGAAGTACAAACAGTCCTTCATGTAAAGCCCACTAATTGGACCGCATGCAG CAATTTATTTAACTGGACGGACAGTCCCTCAACAGTCCTACCCACTATCAAGAATCTCATcgcaagtggtatcagagttTGGATTTACAG CGGTGATGTAGATGGAATTGTACCTACTACAGCATCTAGATACTCAATTAACGCCCTCAATCTTCCCGTCGAGATTCCTTGGTATCCATGGTATACCAATGATGAG GTTGGAGGGTACGTAGAGGCATACCAAGGATTGACATTAGTTACAGTGAGAGGAGCTGGACACCTTGTTCCAAGCGACCAACCGGAACGTGCACTCACTTTGATCtcttcatttcttcatggaaTTCTCCCTCCCTCTAAACCATGA